The genomic segment CGGCCAGATTATAAATTTCGTCGGGTTGTGTTTCCTGGATAATGCGGATCAAGTTGGTCGAATCGGTCAAATCACCAAAATGCAAGGTAAAATTTCTATTGTCAAGATGAGGATCCTGATAAAGATGATCGATACGATCCGTATTAAACAAGGAGCTTCTCCGTTTTAGGCCATGCACCTTATACCCTTTTTTCAGTAAGAATTCAGCCAAATAGGCGCCATCCTGACCTGTTATACCTGTTATTAATGCAGTTTTCGTGTTTTGTTCAGCCATATTTCTCTCTTATTAGTCCGATCTCCTTGTTCCTTTGACATACTACATGTTTAGCCTCTTCTGTTGCCTAAAAGCGCTGGTAGAATTCATTGCCAGACCAGCACCGAAGTTATCATGAACAGTTTCTTTTACTGTTTTCTAAAACTCACAGCCCATTGCATAGATCCGGAAGATTTCGGAATGTAAAAGTATTAAATTTTAAACAAAAAAAGCCATAGGAATTCCTATAGCTTTCTGTTATTGTTGGGTTTTATTATTGACTTAGTTTACTCGGGAGAAATTAAACACCAAATACGCTTCTCCGTTTGCAACTGTCAGGGGCATTTTCATGACTAATTTGTTACCGTCAGAATATGAGAGATCCATACGATAACCAGTAGTCACATTTTTAGCTTTATCACCTGCGTAGATTTTTTTAAACTGAAACTGTGGCTCACCCAGGCCTTTGCCCGGATTATAAATTGACCAAAAGATCTCACGGGAAGCACCGGGTGCACATAATGTTCCTTGGGCGTTGAACGTAATCGACCCTTTTCCATTACCTATGAAATTCCATGTGCTCCCTACAAAACATTCTGCAGGAGCCTCCTCAAATACACTTTTAATAGTAAAGGTAGATGGTAAGTTTTCTCTATCGATTGAATTCAGTGTCCAAGTTCCTTTAACGGCGGACTTCCATTCCGAAGCACTTGGTCCCGAAGACACACTGGTATTGGAAACATTTCCAGATGATGTACCTTGCTTTTGTGCACCACAAGAGAATAAGGTCACCGTAGCAAAAATAGTTGCTAATGATAAAACTAATCGATTCATATCTATAAATTTTAATTTCAAATTGTATTTTTGGAGTAAATAAGTCCACAAATCATGAAGATCACAGCCAAAAATCATACCACAAGCAAGATAATCGCGAAAACTCTTATGAGGTTGTTTATCATCCTCCTGGCGTTTGCCGCCTATCCACTCTTTCTGGGACAGGAATCGAAAGCAAAACTGGGTCACATCAGCCTCGCATTCACCCACAAAGCTGCCCTTGTCGCACCCGTATTGCTATTCTGTTTTATCCTGGGATTGATGATAGCCGTGTTAAAGCACAAATATAATAGAATTGACCTAAATTGGCTATTTTCTCTGGCCACAATCTTCGGCATTCTATATTTGATATTATTGTATTCAAGAATTTACCCAGCGATCGCGTAACTAAAATTGCTTAATTCGCCAAAGTTCCTAACTTTGGATTCTCCAAAATCGACAACAACGCCGATCAGAACGGAAGCAAAAATTCTATGAACAAAAAAAAAGGGTTAAAAATAGCAAAAAACATACTAAAGGTTGTCGTTACCATTGGAGCCTTATACTGGGTATTCAGCAAAGTCTCACTCAAAGATCTACAGGAAGCTGTCATTAATTCCAACCCTATTTATTTATTGCTGGCCTTGCTTTCCTATAGTCTTTCAATCCTGATCTCCTCCTCCCGGCTGCTCACCTTCTTGAGAGCAATTGGTCTGGATGTGTCTGAAAAGTATAATCTGAAACTGTACCAACTGGGACTGTTCTATAACCTGATTCTACCTGGGGGCGTTGGCGGTGATGGCTATAAAATTTTCTTCCTCAGGAAACGATTCAGTATTAAAGGCAGAAAATTGTTTACTGCATTATTCCTAGATCGCCTCAGCGGATTATGGGCCTTGTGCCTTATTATCGCTGCCCTGGTCACTTATATGCCACAGCTAGGCATTCCGAACTATCTGACCATCCTTTTATTTATATTAGGCAGCGGCATCTATTATGTGGTCGTCACAAAGTTCTTTAAAGAATATAAAACTACTTTTCTGAAAGCCCATTTAAAAGCGATAGGCGTACAGTCCATGCAAGTTATTGCAGCTATCCTCATTCTTTACGCCTTAGGATTCAACGGTAAATTCTCTCCTTACTTATTTTTATTTCTGGCCTCTTCCCTGGTTTCCATCATTCCTTTTTCTGTGGGCGGATTGGGCATGCGCGAGTTAGTCATTATGTGGGGAGCGGGCATATTTCATGTGGATTCGCACAACGCAGTATTAATCACTTTATTGTTTTATATTATTTCGGCTATTGTGGCTGTATCGGGAATTTATTTTATTTTTCATCCGAAAGCAATTGGCGAAGATAAATTGCCTTCCGTAGAAGAAGTTGAACAAAGTCAAAAACTAGAAGAATAGACATGGCAAATATTATTATTACCGGAGCAAGCAGCGGTGTAGGGTTTGAAGCCGTATTAGATTTGACCTCAAAAAAAGACAACAAGGTCATCGCCCTGGCCAGATCAGCCGACAGGCTGCGGAAACTGCATGAAATATCCAGCCAGCTCAACTATGATGGCGGCGAACTTTATCCCGCTCAATTCGATATTGTCTATGACGATTATGCTACACTTGTACCTTTCATCCAATCGAAGTTTGATAGTGTGGACATTTTGATCAATAACGCGGGTGCTTTGATTAACAAGTCTTTCATGGAAACCGACACTCAAGATTTCGCTGAAATGCTACAGACCAACGTGATCGGGCACGTCAACATGATAAAGCATGTCGTCCCAATGATGCATGAAGGCTCACATATTGTAAACATCGGCAGTATGGGCGGATTCCAGGGATCAATGAAATTTGCTGGACTTTCAGCTTATTCGGCCAGTAAAGGCGCACTCGCAGTATTGACAGAATGCCTGGCCGAAGAGTTTAAAGATAAAGGTATTAAAGTCAACTGTCTGGCTTTGGGATCTGCACAAACGGAGATGTTCGAAGCGGCCTTCCCAGATTTGCAAGCCGGTACTCTCGCCTATGAAATGGGGAGATATATTGCTGATTTTGCACAAACAGGTCACCATTATTTCAATGGCAAAGTATTGCCGGTTGCAAATACCACTCCTTAATCATTAAGACTCCGGTCATTTAATTCTTTCAGACAATTTTAGAAATGTAAAAATTGTCTGAAAGAGTATTCCGTTCTATACGACGGCTGCCTTGCCGAAAATCCAGTCAAGTCTATTTATCTCGCCTTCAGTTTAAGCCAATGAGTCAGATCGTCCATCAGTTGCTCATTAAAACTTTCAGAATTTTCAAAATATTCTTCGATTTTTCCGGTTTCAGCCTGCTGAAAAAGATGATTCAGATTGGGATAATCTTTAATCGTAACATCCGTTGTATTAAGGCGCAAATGCTGCAAAGCATAAATATTTTCATTTGCAGGCACTTGCACATCCTTCCCACCAAAGGAGGCAAATATCGGCACGCGTAACTGTTTAAGATAATAGGCAGGATCGATACGAAGAAAAGTCCTGAACCAAGGGATAAGCATCGGGCTCAGTTTAATTTTCATATCCGATGTTAATGGGTTGCCACGGTTTTGGCGTACAAGTTCCTTTTCCAGCATTCCCGAAAGTTCCTGCGGTGTTTCGTCTCGCAATAAAATATTATATATCCTGCGATTGCTGATTTTATTCTCATTCAGTACAGATTCGGATAATCCGCTCGCTTTTCCGAGCGCATAGCTCTGTAAAATCAGCAAAGAATCACCTTTAATAACTGGGCCGGACAATAATGCAACATAATCGACTTTATCGTTTTCGGCTGCCACTATTTCAGCTATCAGAGCTCCTTCACTATGCCCCACAATACCAATCTTGCCTAACTTGACC from the Sphingobacterium thalpophilum genome contains:
- a CDS encoding lysylphosphatidylglycerol synthase transmembrane domain-containing protein, with the protein product MNKKKGLKIAKNILKVVVTIGALYWVFSKVSLKDLQEAVINSNPIYLLLALLSYSLSILISSSRLLTFLRAIGLDVSEKYNLKLYQLGLFYNLILPGGVGGDGYKIFFLRKRFSIKGRKLFTALFLDRLSGLWALCLIIAALVTYMPQLGIPNYLTILLFILGSGIYYVVVTKFFKEYKTTFLKAHLKAIGVQSMQVIAAILILYALGFNGKFSPYLFLFLASSLVSIIPFSVGGLGMRELVIMWGAGIFHVDSHNAVLITLLFYIISAIVAVSGIYFIFHPKAIGEDKLPSVEEVEQSQKLEE
- a CDS encoding lipocalin family protein, producing the protein MGECEADVTQFCFRFLSQKEWIGGKRQEDDKQPHKSFRDYLACGMIFGCDLHDLWTYLLQKYNLKLKFIDMNRLVLSLATIFATVTLFSCGAQKQGTSSGNVSNTSVSSGPSASEWKSAVKGTWTLNSIDRENLPSTFTIKSVFEEAPAECFVGSTWNFIGNGKGSITFNAQGTLCAPGASREIFWSIYNPGKGLGEPQFQFKKIYAGDKAKNVTTGYRMDLSYSDGNKLVMKMPLTVANGEAYLVFNFSRVN
- a CDS encoding SDR family NAD(P)-dependent oxidoreductase; translation: MANIIITGASSGVGFEAVLDLTSKKDNKVIALARSADRLRKLHEISSQLNYDGGELYPAQFDIVYDDYATLVPFIQSKFDSVDILINNAGALINKSFMETDTQDFAEMLQTNVIGHVNMIKHVVPMMHEGSHIVNIGSMGGFQGSMKFAGLSAYSASKGALAVLTECLAEEFKDKGIKVNCLALGSAQTEMFEAAFPDLQAGTLAYEMGRYIADFAQTGHHYFNGKVLPVANTTP